Proteins co-encoded in one Balneolaceae bacterium genomic window:
- a CDS encoding SLC13 family permease — protein sequence MLFKLNFSKSGLYAGLFSFIVILLLPSPESMSTVAWKTTAVAVLMAVWWITEAIPIAATSLLPIVLLPVLGITSIGDSTAPYANPLIFLFMGGFIIAIAMQRWDLHKRIALRIINFVGVKPSSIIIGFIIASAFLSMWVSNTATALMMLPIALSVLHFTDQEKSGESSVTNFEIVLVLAIAYACNIGGIATLIGTPPNALFAGFMLENYSVEISFVRWMSIGIPLALVLLPLMYVILSKLVFPIKLKELPGGKDVIQSQLQKIGDITIPEKRVATVFAGTALLWIFRPLISNIIPGLSDAGIAIAAGVVLFIIPSGEKKHNKLLSWDNMRDLPWGILILFGGGLSLANAISSSGLAAWIGQSVQSLSVFPIILLVFSVILIVVFLTEITSNTATTAAFLPILASTAIGMGQNPLLFILPAAISASCAFMLPVATPPNAIIYGSGKVSIPQMAKAGFWLNIIISILLALASYYFFAYVFGIETGVIPDWVQ from the coding sequence TTGTTGTTTAAACTAAATTTTTCGAAAAGCGGACTTTACGCAGGGCTTTTTTCATTTATTGTTATACTGCTCCTTCCATCACCAGAAAGTATGAGTACTGTTGCCTGGAAGACCACCGCAGTAGCTGTTTTAATGGCTGTTTGGTGGATTACGGAAGCCATCCCCATCGCGGCTACTTCTCTGCTGCCTATTGTACTGCTGCCCGTTTTGGGAATTACATCAATTGGAGATTCAACTGCACCCTACGCAAATCCATTGATCTTTCTTTTTATGGGTGGATTTATCATCGCTATTGCCATGCAGCGCTGGGATCTGCACAAACGAATTGCATTGAGAATCATAAACTTTGTTGGGGTAAAACCCTCGTCTATCATAATCGGGTTTATCATTGCATCGGCATTTTTGAGCATGTGGGTAAGTAACACTGCTACTGCTTTGATGATGCTGCCGATAGCACTTTCTGTGCTCCACTTCACCGATCAGGAAAAATCCGGAGAGTCTTCTGTAACAAATTTCGAAATCGTACTTGTTCTGGCCATTGCTTATGCCTGTAATATCGGCGGAATTGCAACCTTAATTGGAACGCCGCCCAATGCACTCTTTGCCGGTTTTATGCTCGAAAATTACTCTGTAGAAATCAGCTTTGTTCGATGGATGAGTATCGGTATTCCGTTGGCTTTGGTTCTTTTACCTCTGATGTATGTCATCCTTTCAAAACTTGTATTCCCGATCAAGTTAAAAGAACTGCCGGGCGGGAAAGATGTTATTCAATCACAATTGCAAAAGATAGGTGACATTACAATTCCTGAAAAACGGGTTGCAACTGTTTTTGCAGGTACGGCTTTATTGTGGATTTTCAGGCCGTTAATCTCCAACATCATCCCCGGCCTTTCTGATGCAGGGATAGCTATTGCAGCAGGTGTAGTTCTTTTCATCATTCCATCGGGAGAAAAAAAGCATAATAAGTTGCTTTCCTGGGATAATATGCGGGATCTCCCCTGGGGAATTCTGATCCTGTTTGGCGGCGGTTTGAGCCTCGCGAATGCCATCAGTTCCTCCGGCCTTGCTGCCTGGATTGGCCAAAGTGTTCAAAGCCTGTCAGTATTCCCAATCATCCTTTTAGTCTTTTCAGTAATTCTAATCGTAGTTTTTCTAACAGAAATCACAAGTAATACAGCAACTACAGCTGCTTTCCTGCCGATTCTCGCTTCCACAGCCATAGGAATGGGGCAAAATCCTTTGTTATTCATACTTCCGGCAGCAATCTCGGCAAGCTGTGCGTTTATGTTGCCGGTGGCTACTCCGCCAAATGCAATAATCTATGGAAGTGGAAAGGTATCGATACCGCAAATGGCTAAAGCCGGTTTTTGGCTCAATATCATTATTTCGATTTTGCTTGCCTTAGCCAGTTATTATTTCTTTGCATATGTGTTCGGGATTGAGACAGGAGTCATCCCGGACTGGGTTCAGTAA
- a CDS encoding putative sugar nucleotidyl transferase → MKTECCFFEDDFLENFHPLTLTRPVYDLRVGILTLGEKWINVLNVTQHTPKGILRNHLKGVFDEFTLTDTHQQALWINPRFIPSESIADSVTNLGENEGIVSDGQLIAALLTYETHQKWSQLGIDLDDITTTDLNSNSLVILKNSWELFQINGKQIRRDIDLLKQNFARSEQDYPHAIFTNPDEIFIEKDANIEPGAMLLADTGPIYIGKNAKIMANSIVRGPSAICEKSVVKMGAKIYEDTTIGPVCKVGGEIANTIFHSYSNKAHDGYVGNSVFGQWCNIGADTNTSNLKNNYSTVKVVDWKTQKQFDTGQQFIGTIMGDHSKTGINSMMNTGTLCGVCCNLFSDKYPPKFVPSFSWVSGSEIVPYHFEKAVEAMERMMQRRSVQLTSSYHNMMKALFQSTSF, encoded by the coding sequence ATGAAAACCGAGTGTTGTTTCTTTGAAGATGATTTTCTCGAAAATTTCCATCCGCTTACACTCACCCGCCCCGTTTACGATCTAAGAGTTGGTATTCTAACACTTGGCGAAAAATGGATCAATGTTCTGAATGTGACTCAACATACACCAAAAGGAATTCTTCGGAATCACTTAAAGGGTGTATTTGATGAGTTTACTCTAACCGATACACATCAACAAGCCCTCTGGATCAATCCGCGTTTTATTCCATCCGAATCCATTGCAGATTCTGTTACTAATTTAGGTGAAAATGAAGGAATTGTTTCTGACGGACAATTGATTGCTGCCCTTCTGACCTATGAAACCCATCAAAAATGGAGTCAACTTGGTATTGATCTTGACGATATTACAACTACAGATTTGAATTCAAACAGTCTGGTCATCTTAAAAAACAGTTGGGAATTGTTTCAGATCAATGGCAAACAGATTCGCCGGGATATTGATCTTTTGAAACAAAATTTTGCAAGAAGTGAGCAAGATTACCCACATGCTATATTTACTAACCCGGACGAAATCTTTATTGAAAAAGATGCAAATATTGAGCCCGGAGCTATGCTTTTAGCCGATACAGGGCCGATTTACATTGGTAAAAATGCCAAGATTATGGCGAACTCAATAGTTCGGGGTCCTTCGGCAATTTGTGAAAAATCTGTCGTTAAAATGGGGGCAAAAATATACGAAGACACAACCATAGGCCCCGTCTGTAAAGTTGGAGGAGAAATTGCTAATACCATTTTTCACTCCTACAGCAATAAAGCCCACGACGGATATGTGGGAAACTCCGTATTCGGTCAATGGTGTAATATTGGAGCCGATACAAATACATCAAACCTGAAAAACAATTACAGCACAGTAAAAGTTGTTGACTGGAAAACTCAAAAACAGTTCGATACGGGGCAGCAGTTTATCGGTACCATTATGGGAGATCACAGTAAAACGGGAATCAACTCCATGATGAACACCGGAACACTTTGCGGTGTTTGCTGCAACCTGTTTTCTGACAAATATCCTCCAAAATTTGTACCCTCATTCAGCTGGGTCAGCGGAAGTGAAATTGTCCCTTATCATTTTGAAAAAGCCGTTGAAGCGATGGAGCGAATGATGCAGCGCCGGTCGGTTCAGCTCACATCTTCCTACCACAATATGATGAAAGCACTTTTTCAGTCTACCAGCTTTTAA